Proteins encoded together in one Streptomyces sp. TLI_171 window:
- a CDS encoding DUF881 domain-containing protein, whose translation MSEEKEQPERSGADEPVEESATVEPAQAAEPVEAEQAPAEPAAEQPAQSVEPEPQPETEAERPVTDRQPVRLPSEGRSRLKAAMWPPRVSRGQLVVALLLFALGLALAIQVRSTNDHSQLRGARQEDLVRILDELDGRQQRLQLEKTQLEQSLAQLENSSNQAKEAQEQTRKKAAELGVLAGTEKASGPGIVLTIDDPQGQVKADMLLDTLQELRAAGAEAIQINDVRVVAGTYFTDNASGSGVQIDGKSVSQPFRFTVVGNPQDLTPALNIPGGVVRSLEKQQARATIVQQQKVVVDALATPKPLQYGKPAAK comes from the coding sequence GTGAGCGAGGAGAAGGAGCAGCCGGAGCGTTCCGGGGCGGACGAGCCGGTGGAGGAGTCCGCGACGGTGGAGCCGGCGCAGGCCGCGGAGCCGGTCGAGGCCGAGCAGGCACCGGCCGAGCCCGCTGCGGAGCAGCCCGCGCAGTCCGTGGAGCCGGAGCCGCAGCCCGAGACGGAGGCGGAGCGTCCGGTGACGGACCGTCAGCCGGTGCGGTTGCCGTCGGAGGGCCGGTCGCGGCTGAAGGCGGCGATGTGGCCGCCGCGGGTGTCGCGGGGCCAGCTGGTGGTGGCGCTGCTGCTGTTCGCGCTGGGGCTGGCGCTGGCGATCCAGGTGCGGTCGACGAACGACCACAGCCAGCTGCGCGGGGCGCGGCAGGAGGACCTGGTGCGGATCCTGGACGAACTGGACGGGCGTCAGCAGCGTCTCCAGTTGGAGAAGACGCAGCTGGAGCAGTCCTTGGCGCAGTTGGAGAACTCCTCCAACCAGGCCAAGGAGGCGCAGGAGCAGACCCGGAAGAAGGCCGCCGAACTGGGTGTGCTGGCGGGGACGGAGAAGGCGAGCGGCCCGGGGATCGTGCTGACGATCGATGATCCCCAAGGGCAGGTGAAGGCGGATATGCTGCTGGACACCCTGCAGGAACTCCGAGCGGCGGGGGCGGAGGCGATTCAGATCAACGACGTGCGCGTGGTGGCCGGGACGTACTTCACCGACAACGCGTCGGGCAGTGGTGTGCAGATCGACGGGAAGAGCGTGTCGCAGCCGTTCCGCTTCACCGTGGTGGGCAACCCGCAGGATCTGACTCCGGCGCTGAACATTCCCGGTGGCGTGGTGCGCAGTCTGGAGAAGCAGCAGGCGCGGGCGACCATCGTCCAGCAGCAGAAGGTGGTGGTGGACGCGTTGGCCACCCCGAAGCCGTTGCAGTACGGCAAGCCGGCGGCGAAGTGA
- a CDS encoding small basic family protein, which translates to MIAVLGLVIGVVVGVFVQPEVPNAVVPYLPIAVVAALDAVFGGVRAMLDGIFDDKVFVVSFLSNVVVAALIVFLGDQLGVGSQLSTGVVVVLGIRIFSNAAAIRRHVFRA; encoded by the coding sequence GTGATTGCCGTACTGGGTCTCGTGATCGGCGTGGTCGTCGGCGTGTTCGTGCAGCCGGAGGTGCCGAACGCGGTGGTGCCGTACCTGCCGATCGCGGTGGTGGCGGCGCTGGACGCGGTGTTCGGCGGGGTCCGGGCGATGCTGGACGGGATCTTCGACGACAAGGTCTTCGTGGTGTCGTTCCTGTCGAACGTGGTGGTGGCGGCGCTGATCGTGTTCCTGGGCGACCAGCTGGGCGTGGGCTCGCAGCTGTCCACCGGCGTGGTGGTGGTGCTGGGCATCCGGATCTTCTCGAATGCCGCGGCGATCCGTCGGCACGTGTTCAGGGCGTAG
- a CDS encoding DUF881 domain-containing protein — translation MWRMPATPTPSDPEGRFRRPDASMSLLNTVMDHSLDDGYAEAARARGAEGSSRLPTTARGRLVLAVGLALAATVVTVGAVNTQAAAPVLAKERDALVSRVSDANKAADALQRQVEQDRERVDQAQAQALAAGNDAGVAQLAAQTGTGGITGPGIKLVIDDASGTGVGGNVSDPRTAETFGNSGRVKDHDLQYAVNGLWLAGAEGVSVNGQRLTALSAIRAAGDAILVDNRPLVPPYTLLAIGDGPRLAQAFQDNEGGRYLKIIQDSYGIRSTVSVQKSLTLPPALGVTLRVAGVDASPSPSASPSSSPSPSGSKSPSGRSTVKSTPTGTGAATP, via the coding sequence TTCCGCCGCCCGGACGCCTCGATGTCCCTGCTGAACACGGTGATGGACCACTCGCTCGACGACGGGTACGCGGAGGCGGCCCGGGCGCGCGGGGCGGAGGGCAGTTCGCGGCTGCCGACCACGGCCAGGGGGCGGCTGGTGCTGGCCGTGGGCCTGGCACTGGCGGCCACCGTGGTGACGGTGGGGGCGGTGAACACGCAGGCCGCGGCGCCCGTCCTGGCGAAGGAGCGGGACGCCCTGGTGAGCCGGGTGAGCGACGCCAACAAGGCGGCGGACGCCCTGCAGCGCCAGGTCGAGCAGGACCGCGAGCGGGTCGACCAGGCGCAGGCCCAGGCGCTGGCGGCGGGGAACGACGCCGGGGTGGCGCAGTTGGCGGCCCAGACGGGTACGGGCGGCATCACCGGGCCGGGGATCAAGCTGGTGATCGACGACGCGTCGGGGACGGGCGTGGGCGGTAACGTCAGCGACCCGCGGACCGCGGAGACCTTCGGCAACAGCGGCCGGGTGAAGGACCACGACCTGCAGTACGCGGTGAACGGCCTGTGGCTGGCCGGCGCGGAGGGGGTGTCGGTGAACGGGCAGCGGCTGACGGCGCTGTCGGCGATCCGGGCGGCGGGTGACGCGATCCTGGTGGACAACCGCCCGCTGGTGCCGCCGTACACGCTGCTGGCGATCGGGGACGGGCCGCGGCTGGCGCAGGCCTTCCAGGACAACGAGGGCGGCCGCTACCTGAAGATCATTCAGGACAGCTACGGCATCCGCTCGACGGTGTCGGTGCAGAAGTCGCTGACGCTGCCGCCGGCGCTGGGCGTGACGCTGCGGGTGGCCGGGGTCGACGCGTCCCCGTCCCCCTCTGCGAGCCCGTCCTCGAGTCCCTCGCCGTCCGGATCGAAGTCACCGTCGGGGCGTTCGACCGTGAAGTCCACTCCCACTGGAACAGGAGCTGCTACACCGTGA